In Xiphias gladius isolate SHS-SW01 ecotype Sanya breed wild chromosome 5, ASM1685928v1, whole genome shotgun sequence, the following are encoded in one genomic region:
- the shha gene encoding sonic hedgehog protein A has product MLLWTRIVLVGLVCLSLVSSGMGCGPGRGYGRRRHPKKLTPLAYKQFIPNVAEKTLGASGRYEGKITRNSERFKELTPNYNTDIIFKDEENTGADRLMTQRCKDKLNSLAISVMNQWPGVKLRVTEGWDEDGHHFEESLHYEGRAVDITTSDRDKSKYGTLSRLAVEAGFDWVYYESKAHIHCSVKAENSVAAKSGGCFPGSSAVSLQDGTKKAVKDLQTGDKVLAADEDGNPIYTDFIMFIDQDSTTRRLFYVIETDSGQKITLTAAHLLFVGHSNYTEKADKRMSAIFASQVQPGQEVFVFDAERSRFQPVTVKRIYTQEHDGSFAPVTVQGTVVVDRVLASCYAVIEDHDLAHWALAPVRLAHWVSSLLFSSQPQVSAQNDGVHWYSKILYQLGTWLLDSHSIHPLGMSVYPS; this is encoded by the exons ATGCTGCTCTGGACCAGAATCGTATTGGTCGGTCTCGTCTGCTTGTCCCTGGTGTCCTCTGGGATGGGATGCGGACCGGGCAGGGGCTACGGCAGGAGAAGACACCCGAAGAAGCTGACACCTCTTGCGTACAAGCAGTTCATCCCCAACGTGGCGGAGAAGACCCTCGGGGCAAGCGGCAGATACGAAGGCAAGATCACAAGAAACTCCGAGCGATTTAAAGAACTGACTCCCAATTATAACACAGACATCATATTCAAGGATGAGGAGAACACCGGTGCCGACAGGCTAATGACTCAG AGATGCAAAGACAAGCTGAACTCGCTGGCCATTTCAGTGATGAACCAGTGGCCCGGGGTAAAGCTGCGGGTCACTGAGGGCTGGGACGAGGACGGGCACCACTTTGAGGAGTCCCTTCACTACGAGGGCAGGGCCGTGGACATCACCAcctcagacagagacaagagcAAATACGGCACTCTGTCCAGGCTGGCGGTGGAAGCCGGATTCGACTGGGTCTATTATGAATCCAAAGCCCACATTCACTGCTCTGTGAAAGCAG AAAACTCAGTGGCAGCAAAATCAGGTGGCTGCTTCCCAGGTTCCTCCGCTGTCAGCCTCCAGGATGGTACCAAGAAGGCGGTCAAAGACCTCCAAACCGGCGACAAGGTGCTGGCAGCAGACGAGGATGGAAACCCGATTTACACCGACTTCATTATGTTCATAGACCAGGACTCGACGACCCGGAGGCTCTTCTACGTGATCGAAACCGACTCGGGCCAGAAAATCACCCTCACCGCCGCGCACCTCCTCTTCGTCGGCCACAGCAACTACACGGAGAAGGCGGACAAGCGGATGTCGGCGATCTTCGCCAGCCAGGTCCAGCCTGGACAAGAGGTGTTCGTCTTTGACGCCGAGCGAAGTCGATTCCAGCCTGTGACAGTAAAACGGATTTACACGCAAGAGCACGATGGCTCCTTTGCGCCGGTGACCGTGCAGGGGACCGTTGTGGTGGACCGGGTCCTTGCGTCTTGTTACGCAGTCATCGAAGACCACGACCTGGCGCACTGGGCCCTGGCACCTGTCAGGCTCGCCCATTGGGTGTCCTCGTTGCTTTTCAGTTCCCAGCCTCAAGTCAGTGCACAGAACGACGGAGTGCACTGGTACTCCAAGATCCTTTATCAATTAGGAACATGGCTCTTGGACAGCCACTCGATCCATCCACTTGGGATGTCAGTATACCCGAGTTGA